The Acidianus infernus genome window below encodes:
- a CDS encoding NADP-dependent isocitrate dehydrogenase, translating to MYKIPEDGEKIQFKDGKWITPNKPIILYIEGDGIGPEIVKSTIDVINKAVELKYKDNREIKWVEVLAGNKAAQLVGDRFPKDTQDMLKEYRVVLKGPMETPIGKGWKSVNVAIRIMLDLYANIRPVKYIEGLESPIKNPERVNMIIFRENTDDLYRGIEYPYNSPEAEKIRKFIREELKVDVEDDTGIGFKIISKFKTQRITRMAIKYALQNSRKRITIMHKGNVMKYTEGAFREWAYETAINEFRDFIVTEEEVTTKYGGKIPDGKILINDRIADNMFQQIITRPEDYDIILAPNVNGDYISDAAGALIGNIGMLGGANVGDDAGMFEAVHGTAPKYAGKNVANPTGMIRGGELMLRFMGWVEAADLIDKAIVEAIKQKKVTQDLARYMNVKPLSTTEYTQELLNIMETLV from the coding sequence ATGTACAAAATACCAGAAGATGGAGAGAAAATTCAATTTAAAGATGGCAAATGGATTACCCCAAATAAGCCTATTATTTTGTATATTGAGGGTGACGGAATAGGTCCGGAAATCGTAAAATCTACAATTGATGTAATAAATAAGGCTGTAGAGCTAAAATATAAAGATAATAGAGAAATCAAGTGGGTAGAAGTTCTAGCTGGAAATAAAGCTGCTCAACTTGTTGGAGATAGATTCCCAAAAGATACACAAGACATGTTAAAAGAATACAGAGTTGTATTAAAAGGCCCTATGGAAACTCCCATAGGTAAAGGTTGGAAATCTGTCAATGTCGCAATAAGAATAATGCTCGACCTTTATGCTAATATAAGACCGGTAAAATACATAGAAGGACTAGAAAGCCCTATAAAAAATCCTGAAAGAGTAAATATGATAATATTTAGAGAAAATACAGACGATTTATATAGAGGAATAGAATACCCATATAATTCTCCAGAAGCAGAAAAAATTAGAAAATTTATAAGAGAAGAACTAAAAGTTGATGTGGAAGATGATACAGGTATAGGGTTTAAAATAATAAGTAAGTTCAAAACTCAAAGAATTACTAGAATGGCAATAAAATATGCACTACAAAATTCCAGAAAGAGAATAACCATCATGCACAAAGGCAATGTTATGAAATATACGGAAGGAGCTTTCAGAGAATGGGCTTATGAAACGGCAATTAACGAATTTAGAGATTTCATAGTCACAGAAGAGGAGGTTACAACTAAATATGGAGGGAAAATTCCAGACGGTAAAATACTTATTAACGATAGAATAGCAGACAACATGTTCCAACAAATTATTACCAGACCTGAAGATTACGACATAATTCTTGCTCCTAATGTTAATGGAGACTATATTTCAGACGCTGCAGGTGCGTTAATAGGTAACATAGGTATGCTTGGTGGAGCTAACGTAGGTGACGACGCAGGTATGTTTGAAGCAGTACACGGAACGGCTCCTAAATACGCCGGGAAAAATGTTGCTAACCCTACAGGAATGATAAGAGGTGGAGAGCTAATGTTAAGATTCATGGGGTGGGTAGAAGCGGCAGATCTTATAGATAAAGCGATTGTAGAAGCTATAAAACAAAAGAAAGTTACTCAAGATCTTGCAAGATATATGAATGTAAAACCGTTGTCTACTACAGAATACACTCAAGAACTCTTAAACATAATGGAAACGTTAGTTTAA
- a CDS encoding 4a-hydroxytetrahydrobiopterin dehydratase → MNKLSEDEIRDKLKNLNNWEYKDNKLVKEFKFNTFDDSVNFLKLIQPVADSLDHHPDVHIYYNRVIIELTTHDAGGITDLDFKLAEKIDDLSRHIR, encoded by the coding sequence ATGAACAAGCTTTCTGAAGATGAAATAAGGGATAAGTTAAAAAATTTAAATAACTGGGAATATAAAGATAACAAACTAGTTAAGGAATTCAAATTTAATACGTTTGACGATTCGGTAAATTTTCTTAAATTAATACAGCCAGTAGCTGATAGTTTGGATCATCATCCAGATGTGCATATATATTATAATAGAGTCATTATTGAACTAACAACTCATGACGCTGGCGGTATAACTGATTTAGACTTTAAGCTAGCCGAAAAAATAGACGACCTAAGCAGACATATTAGGTAA
- a CDS encoding Cdc6/Cdc18 family protein, protein MIRETLKGGKGEVIKNPKVFIDPISVFTEIPYREDIIKETAISIRYFVKNDVRFSNLFLGLTGTGKTFVVRYILNEIEEVKKEDEDYRNVIQAYVNCREVGGTPQAVLSVLAEKLTNDIVPKHGINLGEYIEKIKNAVEGKKAIVYLDEVDTLVKRRDGDIVLYQLLRADAEISVIMISNDINVRDYMEPRVLSSLGPSVIFKPYDAEQLKEILSKYAEYGLFRGTYNDEILAYIAAISAKEHGDARKAVNLLFRAAQLASGEGIIRKEHVDRAIVEYEQERLVEAIKSLPFHYKLALRASLDSEDVVTAHKIYVDLCNKLKQRPLSYRRFSDIISELDMFGIIKIKILNKGRAGGIRKYIEVPDREKIMKALDENLAEEIGYEY, encoded by the coding sequence GTGATTCGAGAGACATTAAAGGGCGGAAAAGGCGAGGTCATAAAAAATCCTAAGGTTTTCATAGACCCTATTTCGGTCTTTACCGAGATACCTTATAGAGAAGATATAATAAAAGAGACAGCAATATCTATTAGATATTTTGTTAAAAACGATGTAAGGTTTTCCAATTTATTCTTGGGACTTACTGGTACAGGTAAAACTTTTGTTGTTAGATACATACTAAATGAGATAGAAGAAGTAAAAAAAGAGGATGAGGATTACAGGAATGTAATACAAGCGTATGTAAATTGCAGGGAAGTTGGAGGTACTCCTCAAGCAGTATTGTCTGTACTAGCTGAGAAATTAACAAACGATATTGTTCCAAAGCATGGCATAAATTTAGGAGAGTATATAGAAAAAATAAAAAATGCAGTAGAAGGCAAGAAAGCTATAGTATATTTAGACGAAGTAGATACTTTAGTTAAAAGAAGGGATGGAGATATAGTTCTATATCAGCTACTTAGGGCAGACGCTGAAATATCAGTAATTATGATTAGTAATGATATTAATGTAAGGGACTACATGGAGCCTCGTGTATTATCATCTCTTGGTCCTTCAGTCATTTTTAAGCCTTACGATGCGGAACAATTAAAAGAAATATTGAGTAAATACGCAGAATATGGTCTGTTCAGAGGGACTTATAATGACGAAATTTTAGCATATATAGCAGCAATCTCGGCCAAAGAGCATGGAGATGCAAGAAAAGCCGTTAATCTGTTATTTAGAGCAGCTCAATTGGCCTCAGGAGAAGGTATAATAAGAAAAGAACACGTTGATAGGGCAATTGTTGAGTACGAGCAAGAGAGGTTAGTTGAAGCTATCAAATCTCTTCCATTTCATTATAAATTAGCCTTAAGAGCGTCATTAGATTCGGAAGATGTAGTAACTGCTCATAAAATTTATGTTGATTTATGTAATAAATTGAAACAAAGACCTTTATCATATAGGCGTTTCTCCGACATAATATCTGAACTTGATATGTTTGGAATAATAAAGATAAAGATACTAAATAAAGGGAGAGCTGGGGGTATAAGAAAGTATATAGAAGTTCCAGATAGGGAAAAGATTATGAAGGCGTTAGACGAAAATTTAGCTGAGGAAATAGGGTATGAATACTAA